From a region of the Pseudomonadaceae bacterium SI-3 genome:
- a CDS encoding cytochrome C codes for MKIAPLAAVAGLGLTLVLAGLSFADDDDHRERKGYKRPKRLTVPSDAPLVWKEECAACHMLYSPGLLPADAWREQMRTLGDHYGSNASLDPVQEKEILDFLVRASAANRLPVEPSPTAGEPPRISQTRWFEHKHDELSEAKFARESVGGRFNCVACHRDAEKGDFDEDRVKIPR; via the coding sequence ATGAAGATCGCACCCCTCGCTGCCGTCGCCGGGCTGGGCCTGACCCTGGTACTGGCCGGCCTCAGCTTCGCCGATGACGACGACCATCGAGAGCGCAAGGGCTACAAGCGGCCCAAGCGCCTGACGGTACCCAGCGACGCACCGCTGGTGTGGAAGGAAGAATGCGCGGCCTGCCACATGCTCTATTCTCCCGGCCTGCTGCCTGCCGATGCCTGGCGCGAGCAGATGCGCACCCTGGGCGATCACTACGGCAGCAACGCGTCGCTGGACCCGGTGCAGGAAAAGGAAATCCTCGACTTCCTGGTCCGCGCCTCGGCCGCCAACCGCCTACCGGTGGAGCCGTCACCCACCGCCGGCGAGCCGCCACGCATCAGCCAGACGCGCTGGTTCGAGCACAAACACGACGAGCTCAGCGAAGCCAAGTTCGCCCGCGAGTCGGTCGGCGGCCGCTTCAACTGCGTGGCCTGCCATCGCGACGCGGAAAAAGGCGACTTCGACGAGGACCGGGTGAAGATTCCGCGCTGA
- a CDS encoding DUF1924 domain-containing protein yields MKARWIILLSCCLSLPALAETEHPLLPGYAAQARQENPNFAGFSAERGKALYFAEEQRNGKTMSCTTCHTADPRQPGKTPAHRKVDPLAPAANPERFTDLKKVEKWFRRNCDDVYARECTAQEKGDFISWIDSIR; encoded by the coding sequence ATGAAAGCCCGCTGGATCATCCTCCTGTCCTGCTGCCTGAGCCTGCCCGCCCTGGCCGAAACCGAACACCCACTGCTGCCCGGCTACGCCGCCCAGGCGCGTCAGGAGAATCCGAACTTCGCCGGTTTCTCCGCCGAGCGCGGCAAGGCGCTGTACTTCGCCGAGGAGCAGCGCAATGGCAAGACCATGAGCTGCACCACCTGCCACACCGCCGACCCGCGTCAGCCCGGCAAGACGCCGGCGCATCGCAAGGTCGATCCGCTGGCGCCGGCAGCCAACCCCGAGCGCTTCACCGACCTGAAGAAGGTCGAGAAATGGTTCCGCCGCAACTGCGACGACGTCTACGCCCGTGAATGCACCGCGCAGGAAAAAGGTGACTTCATCAGCTGGATCGACAGCATCAGATAA
- a CDS encoding ferredoxin:oxidoreductase FAD/NAD(P)-binding protein: MAAFNRFRLFHWLLAGFFLGAYLSGDDAETLHIWLGYGLVALLVWRLLIVPLRLRGFPQLLPPKGQRSKPGLSSVGKWLTVGALGSFAIASVVGLGMVDNGDVLAALPGVGPDVFGAASDIDFIGWMGDAEEVHEFFANLGLWLIGLHVGYVLLFRRKSVWPMLRGVPKAGPASTAPSASTSTPATTSVATAFASAPAPAAGEFTRLRIVSRQAETADSCSFTLQVPAAQRARFAAQPGQFLTLKVPAAEPALLRCYSLSQRPQADGALRITIKRVPGGRASNWLLDNLQAGDCIEALPPAGVFVPRNLDDDLLLLGAGSGITPLMAILQAALVEGSGQVRLFYASRDAASLIFAEELAEWSARYPDRLQLRIWLDAEQGVPSGPAIATKIADWSAADAFICGPQPFMDAAGAALGERGVDAARIHLERFAAAAPTAAPGGRRSRLRVALDGRRHELDVPRGEVLLEAMEQAGLQPPSACRSGVCAACKCRVVEGSVSMRSNQVLSESEVRQGWALACQAEPRSAELQVEY; encoded by the coding sequence GTGGCTGCTTTCAATCGTTTCCGTCTGTTCCACTGGCTGCTGGCCGGTTTCTTTCTTGGCGCCTACCTCAGCGGTGACGACGCCGAGACGCTGCATATCTGGCTGGGCTACGGCCTGGTGGCGCTGTTGGTGTGGCGCCTGCTGATCGTGCCGCTGCGCCTGCGCGGCTTCCCACAGCTGCTGCCGCCGAAGGGCCAGCGGAGCAAGCCGGGCCTGTCGAGCGTCGGCAAGTGGCTGACGGTCGGCGCGCTGGGCAGTTTCGCCATTGCCAGCGTGGTCGGCCTGGGTATGGTCGACAACGGCGATGTGCTGGCCGCCCTGCCGGGCGTGGGGCCGGATGTCTTCGGCGCTGCCAGCGACATCGATTTCATCGGCTGGATGGGCGATGCCGAGGAGGTGCACGAGTTCTTCGCCAACCTGGGGCTGTGGCTGATCGGCCTGCATGTCGGCTATGTGCTGCTGTTCCGCCGCAAGTCGGTATGGCCGATGCTGCGCGGCGTGCCCAAGGCGGGGCCGGCTTCGACTGCACCTTCGGCTTCGACGTCGACACCGGCAACGACGTCGGTCGCGACCGCGTTCGCATCGGCGCCAGCGCCTGCCGCCGGGGAGTTCACCCGTCTGCGCATCGTCTCACGCCAGGCCGAAACCGCCGACAGCTGCTCGTTCACCCTGCAGGTGCCGGCCGCCCAGCGCGCACGCTTTGCCGCGCAGCCGGGGCAGTTCCTCACGCTGAAGGTGCCCGCTGCCGAGCCGGCGCTGCTGCGCTGCTACTCGCTGTCGCAGCGACCGCAGGCGGATGGCGCGCTGCGCATCACCATCAAGCGGGTGCCCGGCGGCCGCGCGTCGAACTGGCTGCTGGACAACCTGCAGGCCGGCGATTGCATCGAGGCGCTGCCGCCGGCCGGCGTGTTCGTGCCGCGCAACCTGGATGACGATCTGCTGCTGCTCGGCGCCGGCAGCGGTATCACGCCGCTGATGGCGATCCTGCAGGCGGCGCTGGTCGAGGGCAGCGGGCAGGTACGGCTGTTCTATGCCAGCCGCGATGCCGCCTCGCTGATCTTTGCCGAGGAGCTGGCCGAGTGGTCTGCGCGTTACCCCGATCGCCTGCAGCTGCGCATCTGGCTCGATGCCGAGCAGGGTGTGCCGAGCGGCCCGGCGATTGCCACGAAGATCGCTGACTGGTCAGCCGCCGACGCCTTCATCTGCGGGCCGCAACCGTTCATGGATGCCGCGGGTGCCGCGCTGGGCGAGCGGGGTGTGGATGCGGCGCGTATCCATCTGGAACGCTTTGCCGCCGCAGCGCCGACGGCCGCACCGGGCGGGCGCCGCAGCCGCCTGCGGGTCGCGCTCGACGGTCGCCGTCACGAGCTGGACGTGCCGCGCGGCGAGGTGCTGCTGGAGGCCATGGAACAGGCTGGCCTGCAACCGCCGAGCGCGTGCCGCTCGGGTGTCTGCGCCGCCTGCAAGTGCCGGGTGGTGGAGGGCAGCGTGAGCATGCGCAGCAACCAGGTGCTGAGCGAAAGCGAGGTGCGTCAGGGCTGGGCGCTGGCCTGCCAAGCCGAACCGCGCAGCGCCGAACTGCAAGTCGAATACTGA
- a CDS encoding LysR family transcriptional regulator, producing MLNPVWLKSLVAIVQTGSFQSAARALGLAQPTVSQHLQKLEEQVGVTLVQRSRSGCQPTTRALAFMPHATALLDMHARALEALHGNRERVGASSNIGTYLLQPFVRNYLTTANERGEVDLRIAANPDVADQLLAGQLDAAIMEWWLPHPDFEYRLWRVEPLVLIVSPDHALAEAGCIERDRLVDLPMLGGEPGSGTGRLLTEYFGELGVPRSGMQLGSTEAVKQAVRAGLGVSLVMASAVQDEVRSGALVALPIPGLEKRLQLIWRKPPGNLHPPGFVRHLLEEADLAG from the coding sequence ATGTTGAATCCGGTCTGGCTGAAGAGCCTGGTAGCGATCGTTCAAACAGGCAGTTTTCAGAGCGCGGCGAGGGCGTTGGGGCTGGCCCAGCCGACGGTGTCGCAGCACTTGCAGAAGCTTGAAGAGCAGGTCGGCGTAACGCTGGTGCAGCGCAGTCGTAGCGGCTGCCAGCCTACCACACGGGCGCTGGCCTTCATGCCGCATGCGACCGCCTTGCTCGACATGCACGCCCGGGCGCTAGAAGCCCTGCATGGCAATCGTGAGCGCGTCGGGGCCAGCTCCAACATCGGCACCTACCTTCTCCAGCCATTCGTGCGCAACTATCTGACGACCGCAAATGAGAGGGGCGAGGTGGATCTGCGCATCGCCGCCAACCCGGATGTGGCCGACCAGCTACTGGCGGGCCAGCTCGACGCCGCGATCATGGAATGGTGGCTACCTCACCCCGACTTCGAATACCGCCTCTGGCGGGTCGAGCCGCTGGTGCTTATCGTCAGCCCCGACCATGCGCTGGCTGAAGCAGGGTGCATAGAACGTGATCGTCTGGTGGACCTGCCGATGCTGGGAGGTGAACCGGGTAGCGGTACCGGACGGCTTCTGACCGAATACTTTGGCGAACTGGGCGTGCCTCGCAGCGGTATGCAGCTAGGCAGCACCGAGGCAGTCAAACAAGCAGTGAGGGCGGGACTCGGCGTGTCGTTGGTGATGGCTTCCGCAGTACAAGACGAAGTTCGCAGTGGCGCGCTGGTAGCTCTTCCCATCCCGGGGCTTGAAAAGCGTCTCCAACTGATCTGGCGCAAACCTCCCGGAAATCTGCACCCGCCGGGATTTGTGCGGCACTTATTGGAGGAGGCAGATCTAGCTGGATAA
- a CDS encoding phosphonate dehydrogenase, whose protein sequence is MLPKLVITHRVHDEILQLLAPHCELMTNQTDSTLTREEILRRCRDAQAMMAFMPDRVDADFLQACPELRVVGCALKGFDNFDVDACTARGVWLTFVPDLLTVPTAELAIGLAVGLGRHLRAADAFVRSGEFQGWQPQFYGTGLDNATVGILGMGAIGLAMADRLQGWGATLQYHEAKALDTQTEQRLGLRQVACSELFASSDFILLALPLNADTQHLVNAELLALVRPGALLVNPCRGSVVDEAAVLAALERGQLGGYAADVFEMEDWARADRPRLIDPALLAHPNTLFTPHIGSAVRAVRLEIERCAAQNIIQVLAGARPINAANRLPKAEPAAC, encoded by the coding sequence ATGCTGCCGAAACTCGTTATAACTCACCGAGTACACGATGAGATCCTGCAACTGCTGGCGCCACATTGCGAGCTGATGACCAACCAGACCGACAGCACGCTGACGCGCGAGGAAATTCTGCGCCGCTGTCGCGATGCTCAGGCGATGATGGCGTTCATGCCCGATCGGGTCGATGCAGACTTTCTTCAAGCCTGCCCTGAGCTGCGTGTAGTCGGCTGCGCGCTCAAGGGCTTCGACAATTTCGATGTGGACGCCTGTACTGCCCGCGGGGTCTGGCTGACCTTCGTGCCTGATCTGTTGACGGTCCCGACTGCCGAGCTGGCGATCGGACTGGCGGTGGGGCTGGGGCGGCATCTGCGGGCAGCAGATGCGTTCGTCCGCTCTGGCGAGTTCCAGGGCTGGCAACCACAGTTCTACGGCACGGGGCTGGATAACGCTACGGTCGGCATCCTTGGCATGGGCGCCATCGGACTGGCCATGGCTGATCGCTTGCAGGGATGGGGCGCGACCCTGCAGTACCACGAGGCGAAGGCTCTGGATACACAAACCGAGCAACGGCTCGGCCTGCGCCAGGTGGCGTGCAGCGAACTCTTCGCCAGCTCGGACTTCATCCTGCTGGCGCTTCCCTTGAATGCCGATACCCAGCATCTGGTCAACGCCGAGCTGCTTGCCCTCGTACGGCCGGGCGCTCTGCTTGTAAACCCCTGTCGTGGTTCGGTAGTGGATGAAGCCGCCGTGCTCGCGGCGCTTGAGCGAGGCCAGCTCGGCGGGTATGCGGCGGATGTATTCGAAATGGAAGACTGGGCTCGCGCGGACCGGCCGCGGCTGATCGATCCTGCGCTGCTCGCGCATCCGAATACGCTGTTCACTCCGCACATAGGGTCGGCAGTGCGCGCGGTGCGCCTGGAGATTGAACGTTGTGCAGCGCAGAACATCATCCAGGTATTGGCAGGTGCGCGCCCAATCAACGCTGCGAACCGTCTGCCCAAGGCCGAGCCTGCCGCATGTTGA
- the phnE gene encoding phosphonate ABC transporter, permease protein PhnE, producing the protein MSTHYDVQALPAEQREHILRGFGLGWWRQLGQVAIVFGVVLLACWYVGLLDATTLLNGLPSIATLAGEAMPPDFSGYRSWIRPLIDTLAMSIAGTAIAVVFSLVVAFVAARNTAPHPLVFGVARVLLNALRSVPELIMGIIFVAAVGFGALPGVLALGLHSVGMVGKFFAEAIEHVDEAPVEAARAAGATPMQVLLHAVLPQVTPQFADVAIYRWEYNFRASTVMGMVGAGGIGFELMGSLRIMQYQEVAAILLVILAMVTLVDAFSGVLRKRFK; encoded by the coding sequence ATGTCTACTCATTACGACGTGCAGGCGCTGCCTGCAGAGCAACGCGAGCACATCCTTCGAGGCTTCGGCCTCGGTTGGTGGCGCCAGCTGGGGCAGGTGGCGATTGTATTCGGAGTGGTGCTGTTGGCCTGCTGGTACGTGGGGCTGCTCGATGCCACCACGCTGCTGAACGGGCTGCCCTCCATCGCGACCCTGGCAGGCGAGGCCATGCCGCCAGACTTTTCGGGCTATCGAAGCTGGATTCGCCCCTTGATCGACACCTTGGCGATGAGCATCGCCGGTACGGCCATCGCAGTGGTGTTCTCGCTGGTGGTGGCCTTCGTTGCAGCGCGCAATACGGCGCCGCACCCCCTTGTGTTCGGTGTTGCCCGGGTGCTGCTCAATGCCCTGCGGTCGGTGCCGGAGCTGATCATGGGCATCATCTTCGTTGCAGCCGTAGGGTTCGGCGCCTTGCCGGGCGTGCTTGCCCTGGGTCTGCATTCGGTCGGCATGGTCGGCAAGTTCTTCGCCGAGGCCATCGAGCACGTCGACGAAGCGCCGGTGGAAGCCGCTCGGGCGGCGGGGGCTACGCCGATGCAAGTGCTGCTGCACGCGGTTTTGCCACAGGTGACGCCGCAGTTCGCCGACGTGGCGATCTACCGCTGGGAATACAACTTTCGCGCCTCCACCGTGATGGGCATGGTTGGCGCCGGCGGTATCGGCTTCGAACTCATGGGCTCGCTGCGCATCATGCAGTACCAGGAGGTTGCAGCAATCCTGCTGGTCATCCTGGCCATGGTCACGCTAGTAGACGCCTTCAGTGGCGTGCTGCGCAAACGTTTCAAATAG
- a CDS encoding phosphate/phosphite/phosphonate ABC transporter substrate-binding protein, translating to MKRLSALLLTCLLSAVSSLSALAADADPDVLKVALLPDENASELIKRNQPLKDYLEEHLDKKVQLIVTTDYSSMIEAMRFGRIDLAYFGPLSYVMAKSKSDIEPFAAMVIDGKPTYRSVIIANVASGVNEYADLKGKKMAYGDRASTSSHLIPKTVLLETADLTGGQDYEQHFVGTHDAVAVNVANGNADAGGLSEVIFNHVAERGLIDPSKVKVLGYSGEYPQYPWAMRSNLSPELKTKVRDVFVGIDDPEVLRNFKAEAFAPITDADYDVIRNMGSLLGLDFATM from the coding sequence ATGAAACGCTTATCCGCGCTCTTATTGACTTGCTTGCTGTCCGCTGTTTCAAGTTTGTCCGCCCTAGCGGCCGATGCCGATCCGGATGTGCTAAAGGTTGCCCTGCTGCCGGACGAAAACGCCTCCGAGCTGATCAAGCGTAACCAGCCGCTGAAGGATTATCTGGAAGAGCATCTGGACAAGAAGGTGCAGCTGATCGTAACCACCGACTATTCCTCGATGATTGAGGCGATGCGCTTTGGCCGTATCGACCTGGCGTATTTCGGTCCGCTGTCCTACGTCATGGCCAAAAGCAAAAGCGACATCGAGCCCTTCGCTGCCATGGTCATCGACGGCAAGCCGACCTATCGCTCGGTGATTATCGCCAATGTGGCGTCAGGCGTGAATGAGTATGCCGACCTTAAGGGCAAGAAGATGGCCTATGGTGACCGGGCATCGACGTCCAGCCATTTGATTCCCAAAACCGTGCTTCTTGAGACGGCCGATTTGACGGGTGGGCAGGACTACGAACAACATTTTGTGGGCACGCATGACGCCGTTGCCGTCAACGTGGCGAACGGCAACGCCGATGCGGGTGGGCTGTCGGAGGTAATTTTCAATCACGTAGCCGAACGTGGCCTAATCGATCCGAGCAAGGTGAAAGTACTTGGTTACAGCGGCGAATACCCCCAGTACCCCTGGGCGATGCGCTCGAACCTGAGCCCCGAGCTGAAAACCAAGGTGCGGGATGTATTCGTCGGTATCGACGATCCCGAAGTGCTGCGCAACTTCAAGGCCGAGGCCTTCGCGCCAATCACCGACGCCGACTACGATGTGATCCGCAACATGGGATCGCTGCTCGGCCTCGACTTCGCCACGATGTGA
- the phnC gene encoding phosphite import ATP-binding protein PxtA: MTPHPIQDAVLRVDRLSVVYPGGVTALRDTSIAFRRGEFTVLLGLSGAGKSTLLRSLNRLVTPTGGSVTSELGELGSGSALRQHRRRTAMIFQHHQLIERQSALANVLTGRLAFHNTLRSLFPLPRADQEIALSCLARVGLADKALSRVDKLSGGQQQRVGIARALAQQPAIILADEPVASLDPATSVRVLGLLRDICKEDGITAIVSLHQLEYARRFADRVVGLADSQIVFDAAPSELTDAQLERIYAGRSTTQPANAPAEPPVMLEPSLEMSR, from the coding sequence ATGACGCCCCATCCGATACAGGACGCCGTGCTGCGGGTCGACCGGTTGAGCGTCGTCTATCCAGGCGGCGTGACAGCCCTACGCGATACCTCGATTGCATTTCGGCGTGGTGAGTTCACCGTGCTGCTTGGTCTCTCGGGCGCAGGCAAGTCGACCTTGCTCCGTAGTCTCAATCGACTCGTCACGCCCACTGGCGGCAGTGTCACCAGCGAACTCGGTGAGCTCGGCAGCGGCTCGGCCTTGCGTCAGCATCGTCGGCGTACCGCCATGATCTTTCAGCACCACCAGCTAATCGAACGTCAAAGCGCACTGGCTAATGTGCTTACCGGTCGGCTGGCCTTTCACAACACGCTCCGCTCGCTGTTTCCTCTGCCGCGTGCCGATCAGGAGATTGCGCTCAGTTGCCTCGCTCGGGTCGGTCTGGCAGACAAGGCGCTAAGCCGGGTGGACAAACTGTCCGGTGGCCAGCAGCAGCGGGTAGGCATCGCGCGTGCGCTAGCGCAACAGCCGGCGATCATTCTGGCCGATGAGCCGGTAGCCAGTCTCGACCCGGCCACTTCGGTCCGTGTTCTCGGATTGCTGCGCGACATCTGCAAGGAAGACGGCATCACCGCCATCGTTTCGCTGCATCAACTCGAATATGCCCGCCGCTTCGCCGATCGCGTCGTCGGGCTGGCCGATTCTCAGATCGTTTTCGATGCCGCGCCCTCGGAACTCACCGATGCGCAGCTTGAGCGCATCTATGCAGGCCGCTCTACGACTCAGCCAGCGAATGCTCCGGCTGAACCACCTGTCATGCTCGAACCTTCACTGGAGATGTCCCGATGA
- a CDS encoding IS5/IS1182 family transposase yields MKQMTFADAEYAGKRKQTRKELFLIEMDRVVPWTGLIALIEPHYPKGEGGRPAYPLMAMLRVHLLQNWFGYSDPAMEEALYETTILRQFAGLNLERIPDETTILNFRRLLEKHELAADILAVINGHLGDHGLSLRQGTIVDATLINAPSSTKNKDGKRDPEMHQTKKGRQYYFGMKAHIGVDDESGLVHSVVGTAANVADVTQVDKLLHGDENVVCADAGYTGVEKRPEHEGRQVIWQIAARRSTYKKLDKRSALYKAKRKIEKAKAQVRAKVEHPFRVIKRQFGYTKVRFRGLVKNTAQLVTLFALSNLWMARRHLLTNAGEVRL; encoded by the coding sequence ATGAAGCAGATGACCTTCGCCGACGCAGAGTACGCCGGCAAGCGCAAACAGACCCGCAAGGAGCTGTTCCTGATCGAGATGGATCGGGTGGTGCCGTGGACGGGTTTGATTGCGTTGATCGAGCCCCATTACCCCAAGGGTGAAGGCGGCCGACCGGCCTATCCGCTGATGGCAATGCTGCGGGTTCATCTGCTGCAGAACTGGTTCGGCTACAGCGACCCAGCGATGGAAGAGGCGCTGTACGAGACCACTATCCTGCGCCAGTTTGCGGGGTTGAACCTGGAACGCATCCCCGACGAAACGACCATCCTCAACTTCCGCCGGCTGCTGGAGAAACATGAGCTGGCTGCCGACATCCTGGCTGTGATCAACGGCCACCTGGGTGACCACGGCCTGTCGCTGCGCCAAGGCACTATCGTCGATGCCACACTAATCAACGCGCCGAGTTCGACCAAGAACAAGGACGGCAAGCGCGACCCGGAGATGCACCAGACCAAGAAAGGCCGGCAATACTACTTCGGCATGAAGGCGCACATCGGCGTGGATGACGAATCGGGCTTGGTGCACAGCGTGGTGGGCACGGCGGCCAACGTGGCGGATGTCACCCAGGTCGATAAGCTGCTGCACGGCGACGAGAATGTGGTTTGCGCCGACGCTGGTTACACCGGCGTTGAGAAGCGTCCCGAGCATGAGGGGCGTCAGGTGATCTGGCAGATCGCGGCACGCCGCAGCACCTACAAGAAGCTCGATAAGCGCAGCGCGCTATACAAAGCCAAGCGCAAGATCGAGAAGGCCAAAGCCCAAGTACGCGCCAAGGTCGAGCACCCGTTCCGCGTGATCAAGCGGCAGTTTGGCTATACCAAGGTGCGCTTCCGCGGGCTGGTGAAGAACACCGCTCAGTTGGTCACGCTGTTCGCGCTGTCGAATCTGTGGATGGCGCGCCGACATTTACTGACCAACGCGGGAGAGGTGCGCCTGTAA
- a CDS encoding ATP-binding protein, producing the protein MSRNIHFVAQYEASPVLEFQGNPLIEALPPIFSETDTASLITHFPPVNEHERELDRAVRLHCIDRLRTVVQPLPVHLELESSLSSLIRSGYVGRNPLSPTTVRHLHSLSTSRRTSDGFRSTATTFSLVGLSGIGKSTALESILRLYPQTVLHERYESRQFVQTQITWLKLDCPFDGSLSGLCRAFFRAVDQAIGQDRYANSYRSRSGLPDTIQRMEQVASTYFIGALLIDEIQHLRSARTGGKDNMLNFFVNLINSIGIPVVFIGTNSMISLFSDVLRNARRGCGLGVIEFQRFEKHDRYWKMLVQSLWAYQWCREVSPLSDELFDVLYDLTQGVTDFLVKLLILGQRFAIQYGEERLDPSTFRRVADTKMQILKPALSALRSRDPRQLGRFEDLLPIDSQLEGMMLPSSDDVSKRYSLLSGISPMPTVKPLGKPMAAVPKLVTASSQESARLSEIAKSENPLQQLRDEGWLCEQIFEFSDAYRDR; encoded by the coding sequence ATGAGCCGAAATATACATTTCGTCGCCCAGTATGAGGCATCGCCTGTTTTAGAGTTTCAAGGGAATCCATTAATAGAAGCGTTACCACCAATCTTCTCCGAAACCGACACGGCTTCATTGATCACGCATTTTCCGCCGGTGAACGAGCATGAGCGCGAACTCGATAGAGCGGTACGGCTTCACTGCATCGATCGCTTACGTACGGTCGTTCAGCCTTTACCGGTTCATCTTGAGCTGGAATCAAGCCTGTCTTCGTTGATTCGAAGTGGATACGTAGGGCGTAATCCGCTGTCGCCAACGACCGTGAGGCACCTTCACTCACTTTCAACGAGCAGGCGGACATCCGACGGGTTTCGCTCTACTGCAACGACCTTCAGCTTGGTTGGGTTGAGCGGGATCGGAAAATCGACGGCCCTTGAATCAATTCTGCGTCTTTATCCGCAGACAGTTCTCCATGAACGCTATGAAAGTCGTCAGTTTGTACAAACGCAAATCACTTGGTTAAAGCTGGATTGCCCGTTCGATGGTTCACTTAGCGGTTTGTGTCGGGCGTTCTTCCGTGCGGTGGATCAGGCTATTGGCCAAGATCGATACGCAAACAGCTACCGCTCTCGAAGTGGCCTCCCTGACACCATTCAACGCATGGAACAGGTTGCGAGCACCTATTTTATAGGCGCCTTGCTAATCGATGAAATTCAGCATCTACGGTCGGCGCGAACCGGCGGAAAAGACAACATGCTCAATTTCTTCGTCAACCTGATCAATTCGATTGGCATCCCAGTCGTGTTCATCGGGACTAACTCAATGATCAGCCTGTTTTCGGACGTGCTTCGAAATGCAAGACGTGGATGTGGCCTTGGCGTTATCGAGTTTCAAAGATTCGAGAAGCACGATCGGTACTGGAAGATGTTGGTGCAGTCCTTGTGGGCCTATCAATGGTGCCGTGAGGTTAGTCCGCTGTCGGATGAGCTGTTCGACGTACTCTATGATTTAACTCAAGGTGTCACAGACTTCCTGGTTAAGCTCTTGATCCTAGGTCAGCGCTTCGCTATTCAGTACGGCGAGGAGCGCCTTGATCCAAGCACGTTCAGACGCGTGGCCGATACCAAGATGCAGATCCTTAAACCGGCGTTGTCGGCCTTACGTAGCCGGGATCCTAGGCAGCTGGGGCGGTTCGAAGACCTATTGCCAATTGATTCCCAGCTTGAGGGCATGATGCTGCCGAGCTCTGACGACGTGTCGAAACGGTATTCACTGCTGAGCGGCATTAGTCCTATGCCGACGGTGAAACCGCTAGGCAAACCAATGGCAGCTGTACCAAAGCTTGTTACCGCGTCCTCTCAAGAGTCCGCGAGGCTGTCTGAAATAGCCAAGAGTGAAAATCCCCTTCAGCAATTGCGCGATGAGGGCTGGCTGTGTGAGCAGATATTTGAGTTCTCTGACGCCTATCGCGATAGGTAG